From Streptomyces sp. 6-11-2, one genomic window encodes:
- a CDS encoding WhiB family transcriptional regulator, whose product MLQPPHSSLQVAAVPAQRAPARDRDQDAPWHTEAVCRRDEAGLFFAPSKEPTAARLSREEAAKRVCARCPVMVECREHALLQPEPYGVWGGLTAAERRVVLARRRRRDLELKKAARATGRIAAAG is encoded by the coding sequence GTGCTGCAACCGCCGCATTCGTCGCTGCAGGTAGCTGCCGTTCCGGCCCAGCGGGCGCCGGCGCGAGACAGGGATCAGGACGCGCCCTGGCACACGGAGGCGGTGTGCAGGCGTGACGAGGCGGGCCTGTTCTTCGCACCCTCCAAGGAGCCCACCGCCGCGCGGCTGTCCCGCGAGGAGGCGGCCAAGCGGGTCTGTGCGCGCTGCCCGGTCATGGTCGAGTGCCGCGAGCACGCGCTGCTGCAACCCGAGCCGTACGGCGTCTGGGGCGGCCTCACCGCCGCCGAGCGCCGCGTCGTCCTGGCCCGGCGCCGTCGCCGTGACCTGGAGCTGAAGAAGGCGGCCCGCGCCACGGGACGCATAGCGGCGGCGGGGTAA
- a CDS encoding DUF1707 domain-containing protein — MDLQKQTAPRTAAAPVAELRASDADRDRIADILREALAEGRLNADEHAERVEGVLNAKTVGELEVFIQDLPAAHQRRAAAAYTPAPNRPAAGEIPHVADENVVAVFSQATRRGRWRPGRRVHAYAIFGSVEIDLSEAVFEYQQVVIKAVSVFGDVQVRVPENVSLRGTGGGVLGNFEVVTLDSPESEAPVVYVDGWAVLGNVEARPKRGKLVADILDRVQRKVDKHLRKHM, encoded by the coding sequence GTGGACCTTCAGAAGCAGACCGCACCGCGTACGGCCGCCGCCCCTGTCGCCGAACTGCGCGCCTCGGACGCCGACCGTGACCGTATCGCCGACATCCTGCGCGAGGCCCTCGCCGAGGGCCGTCTGAACGCCGACGAGCACGCCGAGCGCGTCGAGGGGGTGCTGAACGCCAAGACGGTCGGCGAGCTGGAGGTCTTCATCCAGGACCTGCCCGCCGCCCATCAGCGCCGCGCGGCCGCCGCGTACACCCCCGCGCCGAACCGGCCTGCGGCCGGCGAGATACCCCACGTCGCCGACGAGAACGTGGTGGCGGTGTTCAGCCAGGCCACCCGCCGCGGCCGCTGGCGCCCCGGACGCCGGGTGCACGCGTACGCGATCTTCGGCAGCGTGGAGATCGACCTCAGCGAGGCGGTCTTCGAGTACCAGCAGGTCGTGATCAAGGCCGTCTCGGTCTTCGGCGACGTGCAGGTCCGCGTCCCGGAGAACGTGTCGCTGCGCGGCACCGGCGGCGGCGTCCTCGGCAACTTCGAGGTGGTCACGCTGGATTCGCCCGAGTCCGAGGCGCCCGTCGTCTATGTCGACGGCTGGGCCGTGCTGGGCAACGTCGAGGCGCGGCCGAAGCGGGGCAAGCTCGTCGCGGACATTCTCGACCGCGTCCAGCGCAAGGTGGACAAGCATCTGCGCAAGCACATGTGA
- a CDS encoding fumarate hydratase, whose translation MPHNSPPARPAFAYTDLLPQGEDTTPYRLVTSEGVSTVEGPDGRTFLKVEPEALRKLAEEAVHDIQHYLRPDHLAQLRRIIDDPEASANDKFVALDLLKNANIAAAGVLPMCQDTGTAIVMGKRGQNVLTAGEDEKALSQGIHDAYTTLNLRYSQMAPLTMWEEKNTGSNLPAQIELYATDGGAYKFLFMAKGGGSANKSFLYQETKAVLNEASMMKFLEEKIRSLGTAACPPYHLAIVVGGTSAEYALKTAKYASAHYLDNLPTEGSPLGNGFRDEELEEKVFELTQKIGIGAQFGGKYFCHDVRVVRLPRHGASCPVAIAVSCSADRQALAKITPEGVFLEQLEKDPARFLPETTDEHLDESSDVVRIDLNQPMESILAELTKYPVKTRLSLTGPLVVARDIAHAKIKERLDAGEEMPQYLKDHPVYYAGPAKTPEGYASGSFGPTTAGRMDSYVEQFQAAGGSRVMLAKGNRSKQVTDACGAHGGFYLGSIGGPAARLAQDCIKKVEVVEYEELGMEAVWRIEVEDFPAFVVVDDKGNDFFQNPAPQPTFTSIPVRGPGLA comes from the coding sequence ATGCCGCACAATTCCCCCCCTGCCCGCCCTGCGTTCGCGTACACCGATCTGCTCCCCCAGGGTGAGGACACCACCCCGTACCGGCTGGTGACGTCCGAGGGCGTCTCCACCGTAGAGGGGCCCGACGGGCGTACGTTCCTCAAGGTCGAGCCGGAGGCGCTGCGCAAGCTGGCCGAGGAGGCCGTCCACGACATCCAGCACTACCTGCGCCCGGACCACCTCGCCCAGCTGCGCCGCATCATCGACGACCCGGAGGCCTCGGCGAACGACAAGTTCGTCGCCCTGGACCTGCTCAAGAACGCGAACATCGCCGCGGCCGGCGTGCTGCCCATGTGCCAGGACACGGGCACGGCGATCGTCATGGGCAAGCGCGGCCAGAACGTGCTGACGGCGGGCGAGGACGAGAAGGCCCTCTCCCAGGGCATCCACGACGCCTACACCACGCTCAACCTGCGCTACTCGCAGATGGCTCCGCTCACCATGTGGGAGGAGAAGAACACCGGCTCCAACCTGCCCGCGCAGATCGAGCTGTACGCGACGGACGGCGGCGCCTACAAGTTCCTGTTCATGGCCAAGGGCGGCGGCTCGGCCAACAAGTCCTTCCTGTACCAGGAGACGAAGGCCGTCCTGAACGAGGCCTCCATGATGAAGTTCCTGGAGGAGAAGATCCGTTCGCTGGGCACCGCCGCGTGCCCGCCGTACCACCTTGCGATCGTGGTCGGCGGCACGAGCGCCGAGTACGCCCTGAAGACGGCGAAGTACGCCTCCGCGCACTACCTGGACAACCTGCCCACCGAGGGTTCGCCGCTCGGGAACGGCTTCCGGGACGAGGAGCTGGAGGAGAAGGTCTTCGAACTGACGCAGAAGATCGGGATCGGCGCGCAGTTCGGCGGCAAGTACTTCTGCCACGACGTGCGCGTGGTCCGGCTGCCGCGGCACGGCGCGTCCTGCCCGGTGGCCATCGCCGTCTCCTGCTCGGCCGACCGCCAGGCGCTCGCGAAGATCACCCCCGAGGGCGTCTTCCTGGAGCAGCTGGAGAAGGACCCGGCTCGGTTCCTGCCGGAGACCACGGACGAGCACCTGGACGAGTCGTCGGACGTGGTCCGCATCGACCTCAACCAGCCGATGGAGTCGATCCTCGCCGAGCTGACCAAGTACCCGGTCAAGACCCGGCTGTCGCTGACCGGCCCGCTGGTGGTGGCCCGTGACATCGCGCACGCCAAGATCAAGGAGCGGCTCGACGCGGGCGAGGAGATGCCGCAGTACCTCAAGGACCACCCGGTGTACTACGCGGGCCCGGCCAAGACCCCCGAGGGCTACGCGTCCGGCTCCTTCGGCCCGACCACGGCCGGCCGCATGGACTCCTACGTCGAGCAGTTCCAGGCGGCGGGCGGCTCCAGGGTGATGCTGGCCAAGGGCAACCGCAGCAAGCAGGTCACGGACGCGTGCGGCGCCCACGGCGGCTTCTACCTCGGCTCGATCGGCGGTCCGGCCGCCCGCCTGGCCCAGGACTGCATCAAGAAGGTCGAGGTCGTGGAGTACGAGGAGCTCGGCATGGAGGCCGTCTGGAGGATCGAGGTCGAGGACTTCCCGGCGTTCGTCGTCGTCGACGACAAGGGCAACGACTTCTTCCAGAACCCGGCCCCCCAGCCGACCTTCACGTCGATCCCGGTCCGGGGCCCCGGTCTGGCCTGA
- a CDS encoding aspartate ammonia-lyase yields the protein MSEYRIEHDSMGEVQVPVHAKWRAQTQRAVENFPVSGQRLERAHIEALARIKGAAAKVNARLGVLDEDVAGAIQDAAAEVAEGKWDEHFPVDVFQTGSGTSSNMNTNEVIATLAGERLGRDVHPNDHVNASQSSNDVFPSSIHIAATAAVTRDLIPALDHLANALTRKAEEFADVVKSGRTHLMDATPVTLGQEFAGYAAQVRYGVERLNASLPRLAELPLGGTAVGTGINTPPGFSAAVIEEVARATGLPLTEARDHFEAQGARDGIVETSGQLRTIAVGLTKIANDLRWMASGPRTGLAEISLPDLQPGSSIMPGKVNPVVPEAVLMVCAQVVGNDATVATAGAAGNFELNVMLPVIAKNVLESVRLLANVSRLLADRTVDGIVAHRERAREYAESSPSVVTPLNRYLGYEEAAKVAKKALAEQKTIRQVVVEGGYVERGLLTTEQLDRALDVLRMTRP from the coding sequence ATGAGCGAATACCGCATCGAGCACGACTCCATGGGCGAGGTCCAGGTCCCCGTGCACGCCAAGTGGCGTGCGCAGACGCAGCGGGCGGTGGAGAACTTCCCCGTCTCCGGGCAGCGGCTCGAGCGCGCGCACATCGAGGCGCTGGCGCGGATCAAGGGCGCCGCGGCCAAGGTGAACGCACGGCTCGGGGTGCTGGACGAGGACGTCGCCGGGGCGATCCAGGACGCGGCGGCCGAGGTGGCCGAGGGAAAGTGGGACGAGCACTTCCCGGTCGACGTGTTCCAGACCGGGTCCGGGACCTCGTCCAACATGAACACCAACGAGGTCATCGCCACCCTCGCCGGTGAACGGCTGGGCCGGGACGTGCACCCCAACGACCACGTCAACGCCTCGCAGTCCTCCAACGACGTCTTCCCGTCGTCGATCCACATCGCCGCCACCGCCGCCGTCACCCGCGACCTGATCCCCGCCCTGGACCACCTCGCGAACGCGCTCACCCGCAAGGCCGAGGAGTTCGCCGACGTCGTGAAGTCCGGGCGGACGCACCTGATGGACGCCACACCCGTGACCCTCGGTCAGGAGTTCGCCGGGTACGCGGCCCAGGTGCGGTACGGCGTCGAGCGCCTGAACGCCTCCCTGCCCCGGCTGGCCGAGCTGCCCCTCGGCGGGACCGCCGTCGGCACCGGCATCAACACCCCGCCCGGCTTCTCCGCCGCCGTGATCGAGGAGGTCGCCCGCGCCACCGGGCTGCCGCTCACCGAGGCCCGCGACCACTTCGAGGCGCAGGGGGCCAGGGACGGCATCGTCGAGACCAGCGGCCAGCTGCGGACCATCGCCGTGGGGCTGACGAAGATCGCCAACGATCTGCGGTGGATGGCCTCCGGGCCCAGGACCGGGCTCGCCGAGATCTCCCTGCCCGACCTCCAGCCCGGCTCCTCGATCATGCCCGGCAAGGTCAACCCGGTCGTCCCCGAGGCGGTGCTCATGGTCTGCGCCCAGGTCGTCGGCAACGACGCCACCGTCGCCACCGCCGGCGCCGCCGGCAACTTCGAGCTCAACGTCATGCTCCCGGTCATCGCCAAGAACGTGCTGGAGTCGGTCCGGCTGCTCGCCAACGTCTCCCGGCTGCTCGCCGACCGGACCGTGGACGGGATCGTCGCCCACCGCGAACGGGCCCGCGAGTACGCCGAGTCCTCGCCGTCCGTGGTCACCCCGCTCAACAGGTACCTGGGGTACGAGGAGGCGGCGAAGGTCGCCAAGAAGGCGCTGGCCGAGCAGAAGACGATCCGTCAGGTCGTCGTGGAGGGCGGCTACGTCGAGCGCGGTCTGCTCACGACGGAGCAACTCGACCGGGCGCTGGACGTCCTGCGGATGACACGTCCGTAA
- a CDS encoding DUF402 domain-containing protein, which yields MAHDGASARATTGGAAAPWTPGSRILWRYRENGGARFHIVRPVTVVQDDPGLLAVWMAPGTECVRPVLADGTPVHLEPLASRYTKPRTVQRDRWFGTGVLKLARPGEPWSVWLFWEPGWRFKNWYVNLEEPLARWAGGVDSEDHFLDISVHPDRSWHWRDEDEFAQAQRDGLVDAELAERVLAAGRDAVETIRAWRPPFCESWQQWRPDPAWEVPSLPDDWDRSPTRVAS from the coding sequence ATGGCACACGACGGAGCGAGCGCACGCGCGACGACGGGCGGTGCGGCGGCGCCCTGGACCCCCGGCAGCCGGATCCTGTGGCGGTACCGGGAGAACGGCGGCGCGCGCTTCCACATTGTGCGGCCCGTGACCGTCGTCCAGGACGACCCGGGGCTGCTCGCCGTGTGGATGGCACCCGGCACCGAGTGCGTCAGACCCGTGCTCGCCGACGGCACACCCGTGCACCTGGAACCGCTCGCGTCGCGTTACACCAAGCCGCGCACCGTGCAGCGCGACCGCTGGTTCGGCACGGGCGTGCTGAAGCTGGCCCGGCCCGGCGAGCCCTGGTCGGTGTGGCTGTTCTGGGAGCCCGGCTGGCGGTTCAAGAACTGGTACGTCAACCTGGAGGAACCGCTGGCCCGCTGGGCGGGCGGGGTCGACTCCGAAGATCACTTCCTGGACATCTCCGTTCATCCGGACCGCAGTTGGCACTGGCGGGACGAGGACGAGTTCGCGCAGGCGCAGCGGGACGGGCTGGTGGACGCCGAGCTCGCCGAGCGGGTCCTGGCCGCGGGCCGGGATGCGGTGGAGACGATCCGCGCCTGGCGGCCGCCGTTCTGCGAGTCATGGCAGCAGTGGCGCCCGGACCCGGCCTGGGAGGTACCGTCACTGCCGGACGACTGGGACCGCTCCCCCACGCGCGTGGCCTCATGA
- a CDS encoding SpoIIE family protein phosphatase, translated as MDSTRVTEQPTSFERPQPGADPADAGGALLRTPTAPGAAALPLQSGPADDVPRPVGAAGSEHSQSASAEPDAHRPRPAPEGIPAQPDAAARVTGGRTGEDGTPDGTDSGQANAEAPPAAGGPGGRERRAGRGVPPDGQERRTGQGLPPGRTLPMRRDGDRLRFVGAATRRIARGMDLDEIVLGLCRATVPTFSDAILVYLREPLPVGDERPAGPLVLRLRRTDRIPAERDTELGFMPAPVPEQPAELSAVTNELCEVRPGSALGEVLRGVRPVFTDTASAHAALTELLGEDSELVVPDGQRTILAPLRGRRRVIGAALFLRRPERHAFQPDDLLVAAQLATHSALGIDKAVLYGREAYIADELQRTMLPETLPRPTGVRLASRYLPAAETARVGGDWYDAIPLPGSRVALVVGDVMGHSMTSAAIMGQLRTTAQTLAGLDLPPQEVLHHLDEQAQRLGSDRMATCLYAVYDPVAHRITIANAGHPPPVLLHLGGRSEVLRVPPGAPIGVGGVDFEAVELDAPAGATLLLYTDGLVESRLRDVWTGIEQLREKLSATAQLTGPDHPPPLEALCDEVLDMLGPGDRDDDIALLAARFDGIAPSDVAYWTLDPEDSAPGQARRLARRALARWGLEELTDSVELLISEVVTNAVRYASRPVTLRLLRTDVLRCEVGDDVPQLPRLRQARATDEGGRGLYLVNRMARRWGATRLSTGKVVWFELNQG; from the coding sequence ATGGATTCGACACGCGTGACGGAGCAGCCGACCTCCTTCGAACGCCCCCAGCCGGGCGCCGACCCCGCGGACGCCGGTGGGGCGCTTCTGCGTACCCCCACCGCCCCGGGGGCCGCGGCGTTACCTCTTCAGTCCGGCCCGGCCGACGACGTGCCGCGTCCGGTCGGCGCGGCCGGGTCCGAGCATTCCCAGTCGGCGTCCGCCGAGCCCGACGCACACCGTCCGCGCCCCGCGCCGGAGGGCATCCCCGCCCAGCCGGACGCAGCGGCCAGGGTCACCGGGGGCAGGACCGGCGAGGACGGGACCCCCGACGGCACCGACTCCGGGCAGGCGAACGCCGAGGCGCCCCCCGCGGCGGGCGGGCCCGGCGGCCGGGAGCGGCGGGCCGGGCGCGGTGTGCCTCCCGACGGCCAGGAGCGCCGTACCGGGCAGGGACTGCCGCCCGGGCGGACGCTGCCCATGCGTCGGGACGGGGACCGGCTGCGGTTCGTGGGGGCGGCCACCCGGCGCATCGCCCGTGGCATGGACCTCGACGAGATCGTCCTGGGGCTGTGCCGGGCCACCGTGCCGACCTTCTCCGACGCCATCCTCGTGTATCTGCGCGAGCCGCTGCCGGTGGGCGACGAGCGGCCCGCCGGCCCGCTCGTCCTGCGGCTGCGGCGCACCGACCGGATACCGGCGGAGCGCGACACCGAGCTGGGGTTCATGCCGGCGCCGGTGCCGGAGCAGCCGGCCGAGCTGTCGGCGGTGACCAACGAGCTGTGCGAGGTACGGCCCGGCTCCGCGCTGGGCGAGGTGCTGCGCGGCGTACGTCCGGTGTTCACGGACACCGCGTCGGCCCATGCCGCGCTGACGGAACTCCTCGGCGAGGACTCCGAGTTGGTCGTGCCCGACGGGCAGCGCACCATTCTCGCCCCGCTGCGCGGCCGGCGCCGGGTCATCGGTGCCGCGCTGTTCCTGCGTCGCCCGGAGCGCCACGCGTTCCAGCCCGACGACCTGCTCGTCGCCGCGCAGCTCGCCACGCACAGCGCCCTCGGCATCGACAAAGCGGTGCTGTACGGCCGTGAGGCGTACATCGCCGACGAGTTGCAGCGCACCATGCTGCCGGAGACGCTGCCCCGCCCCACCGGCGTACGGCTGGCCTCCCGCTATCTGCCCGCCGCGGAGACCGCGCGGGTCGGCGGGGACTGGTACGACGCGATCCCACTGCCCGGCAGCCGGGTCGCCCTCGTCGTCGGCGACGTCATGGGCCACTCCATGACCTCGGCCGCGATCATGGGCCAGCTGCGCACCACCGCGCAGACCCTGGCCGGGCTCGACCTGCCGCCGCAGGAGGTGCTGCACCACCTCGACGAGCAGGCGCAGCGCCTGGGCTCCGACCGCATGGCGACCTGCCTGTACGCGGTCTACGACCCGGTCGCGCACCGCATCACCATCGCCAACGCCGGCCACCCGCCGCCGGTCCTGCTGCACCTGGGCGGCCGCTCGGAGGTGCTGCGGGTGCCGCCGGGCGCGCCGATCGGCGTCGGCGGTGTCGACTTCGAGGCGGTCGAGCTGGACGCCCCGGCGGGCGCGACCCTGCTGCTCTACACCGACGGCCTGGTCGAGTCACGGCTGCGGGACGTGTGGACGGGCATAGAGCAGCTGCGCGAGAAGCTCTCGGCGACCGCGCAGCTCACCGGCCCCGACCATCCGCCGCCGCTGGAGGCGCTGTGCGACGAGGTGCTCGACATGCTCGGCCCGGGTGACCGGGATGACGACATCGCGCTCCTCGCCGCCCGTTTCGACGGCATCGCGCCGAGCGACGTGGCGTACTGGACCCTGGACCCGGAGGACTCCGCCCCCGGCCAGGCCCGCCGCCTGGCCCGACGGGCGCTGGCCCGCTGGGGCCTGGAGGAACTCACCGACTCCGTGGAGCTGCTGATCAGCGAGGTCGTCACCAACGCCGTGCGCTACGCCTCCCGCCCGGTCACCCTGCGCCTGCTGCGCACCGATGTGCTGCGCTGCGAGGTCGGCGACGACGTCCCGCAGTTGCCGCGTCTGCGGCAGGCCCGCGCCACGGACGAGGGCGGACGCGGACTGTACCTGGTCAACCGGATGGCCAGACGCTGGGGCGCGACCCGGCTGAGCACCGGCAAGGTGGTCTGGTTCGAGCTGAACCAGGGCTGA
- a CDS encoding transglycosylase domain-containing protein, producing the protein MGRAEERRARQHGGRRAAPQGSSGTPAAGIGPAGGGRAAARRAAKPKGKSGMGRLFTWKKMLGTFFGVCLLGMGAFIVLYLVVDIPEGNADAQRQSNIYKYSDGTILARTGEVNREMVDLSKVPKAVQHCFVAAENKSFYTDNGVDLKGTARGLLNTVSGKGAQGGSTITQQYVKNFYLNQDQTVTRKLKELVISLKVDQRMSKDDILAGYINTSYYGRGAYGIQAAAQAYYRVDAKDLSVEQGAYLAALMQAPSQYDWAVASDTGKRLAQQRWNYVLDNMVKQRWLDAGKRQAMKFPVPKEPRPAPGREGQKGYLIALANQQLEEQLMKDQDLTQGQAEQAVEGQGWTITLNIDKKKQSALEEAVTSQLTGKLDAKKRTVDGHVQAGAVSVDPESGHIVALYGGVDYLKHYLSNATRRDYQPASTFKPVILAAALEEDSRTQDGRPIAANTVYDGTSGRQVLDHGTKVGFGPPNEDDQNYGDITVQRAMNQSVNSVFAQMGVDVGMDRVMEVAGKLGMNTKGMQAVPAQTLGSMGASPLEMAGMYATLDNHGKKVTPTIVKSAEQKSRSVKMADPIGEQVISREAADTVTSVLTGVVDDGTAKRSVRDNPQRNGQQVAGKTGTSDENKSAWFTGYTPGLVTSVGLFGENPKTHAHTTLSGATGLIPGSGRINGGGYPAQIWADYTFHAMGEVRKFDLEAKQGAAVEPSTSPTVTESPSETPSETPTTTAPSVSESPSETPSQTPSQTPSQTPSQSPSDTSSSREPTDGLSDNPLLPNDQQ; encoded by the coding sequence ATGGGACGAGCGGAAGAGAGACGAGCGCGGCAGCACGGGGGCCGCCGCGCGGCGCCCCAGGGCTCGTCCGGGACACCGGCGGCCGGCATAGGACCCGCGGGCGGCGGCAGGGCCGCGGCCCGCCGGGCGGCGAAGCCGAAGGGGAAGAGCGGCATGGGCCGCCTGTTCACCTGGAAGAAGATGCTCGGCACCTTCTTCGGCGTCTGCCTGCTGGGCATGGGCGCCTTCATCGTGCTGTACCTGGTCGTGGACATACCCGAGGGCAACGCCGACGCGCAGCGCCAGAGCAACATCTACAAGTACAGCGACGGCACGATCCTGGCGCGTACCGGCGAGGTCAACCGCGAGATGGTGGACCTGTCGAAGGTGCCCAAGGCCGTCCAGCACTGCTTCGTCGCGGCCGAGAACAAGAGCTTCTACACCGACAACGGCGTCGACCTGAAGGGCACCGCCCGCGGTCTGCTCAACACGGTGAGCGGCAAGGGCGCGCAGGGCGGCTCGACGATCACCCAGCAGTACGTCAAGAACTTCTACCTCAACCAGGACCAGACCGTCACGCGCAAGCTGAAGGAACTGGTCATCTCGCTGAAGGTGGACCAGAGGATGTCGAAGGACGACATCCTCGCCGGCTACATCAACACCAGCTACTACGGCCGGGGCGCCTACGGCATCCAGGCCGCCGCGCAGGCCTACTACCGCGTCGACGCCAAGGACCTCAGCGTCGAGCAGGGCGCGTACCTGGCGGCCCTGATGCAGGCTCCGAGCCAATACGACTGGGCCGTCGCGAGCGACACCGGCAAGCGGCTCGCGCAGCAGCGCTGGAACTACGTGCTGGACAACATGGTCAAGCAGCGCTGGCTGGACGCCGGCAAGCGGCAGGCCATGAAGTTCCCCGTCCCCAAGGAACCCCGGCCCGCTCCCGGACGGGAGGGCCAGAAGGGCTACCTGATCGCCCTCGCCAACCAGCAGCTCGAAGAGCAGCTGATGAAGGATCAGGACCTGACCCAGGGCCAGGCGGAGCAGGCGGTCGAAGGCCAGGGCTGGACCATCACCCTGAACATCGACAAGAAGAAGCAGTCCGCGCTGGAAGAGGCGGTCACGTCGCAGCTCACCGGCAAGCTGGACGCGAAGAAGCGGACGGTGGACGGGCACGTCCAGGCCGGTGCCGTCTCCGTCGACCCGGAGTCCGGGCACATCGTCGCCCTGTACGGCGGCGTGGACTACTTGAAGCACTACCTCAGCAACGCGACCCGGAGGGACTACCAGCCGGCCTCCACCTTCAAGCCGGTCATCCTGGCCGCGGCGCTGGAGGAGGACTCCAGGACCCAGGACGGCCGGCCGATCGCGGCGAACACCGTCTACGACGGCACCAGCGGCCGTCAGGTCCTGGACCACGGCACCAAGGTCGGCTTCGGACCGCCCAACGAGGACGACCAGAACTACGGCGACATCACGGTCCAGAGGGCCATGAACCAGTCCGTCAACTCCGTCTTCGCGCAGATGGGCGTCGACGTGGGCATGGACAGGGTGATGGAGGTCGCCGGCAAGCTCGGCATGAACACCAAGGGCATGCAGGCCGTACCGGCCCAGACGCTGGGCTCCATGGGCGCCAGCCCGCTGGAGATGGCGGGGATGTACGCCACCCTCGACAACCACGGCAAGAAGGTCACCCCGACCATCGTGAAGTCGGCCGAGCAGAAGAGCCGTTCGGTCAAGATGGCCGACCCGATAGGCGAGCAGGTCATCAGCCGCGAGGCCGCCGACACGGTCACCTCCGTGCTGACCGGCGTGGTCGACGACGGTACGGCCAAAAGGTCGGTGCGGGACAATCCGCAGCGCAACGGCCAGCAGGTGGCGGGCAAGACGGGCACGTCCGACGAGAACAAGTCCGCCTGGTTCACCGGCTACACGCCGGGCCTGGTCACCTCCGTCGGCCTGTTCGGCGAGAACCCGAAGACCCACGCGCACACCACGCTGAGCGGTGCCACCGGCCTCATCCCGGGCAGCGGCCGTATCAACGGCGGTGGCTACCCCGCGCAGATCTGGGCCGACTACACCTTCCACGCGATGGGCGAGGTCCGCAAGTTCGACCTGGAAGCCAAGCAGGGTGCCGCCGTGGAGCCGTCCACGTCCCCGACGGTCACCGAGTCGCCGAGCGAGACTCCGTCCGAGACGCCCACCACCACCGCGCCGTCGGTGTCCGAGTCGCCCAGCGAGACGCCCAGCCAGACGCCGTCGCAGACACCGAGCCAGACGCCGTCGCAGTCGCCGAGCGACACGTCGTCGAGCAGAGAGCCGACGGACGGCCTCAGCGACAACCCGCTCCTGCCCAACGATCAGCAGTGA
- a CDS encoding SPFH domain-containing protein, whose amino-acid sequence MPEPRVREFPAHSIAGGLALLLGLLGLLVAAALFAGGVNASATGAKAALIVVALVVGTGALLGMYGLNTVAPGEARVVQLFGRYRGTIREDGLRWVNPFTSRTKISTRVRNHETAVLKVNDAYGNPIELAAVVVWKVRDTAQATFEVDDFLEFVSTQTEAAVRHIAIEYPYDAHDENGLSLRGNAEEITEKLAAELHARVEAAGVQIVESRFTHLAYAPEIASAMLQRQQAGAVVAARREIVDGAVGMVEAALARISEQGIVELDEERKAAMVSNLMVVLCGDRAPQPVLNTGTLYQ is encoded by the coding sequence ATGCCGGAGCCGCGCGTGCGGGAGTTCCCGGCGCACAGCATCGCGGGCGGACTCGCCCTGCTCCTCGGCCTCCTCGGACTGCTGGTCGCCGCGGCCCTGTTCGCGGGCGGGGTGAACGCCTCGGCCACCGGCGCGAAGGCCGCGCTGATCGTCGTCGCCCTCGTGGTCGGCACCGGCGCGCTGCTCGGGATGTACGGACTGAACACGGTCGCGCCGGGCGAGGCCCGGGTGGTCCAGCTCTTCGGCCGCTACCGGGGCACGATCCGCGAGGACGGGCTGCGCTGGGTGAACCCCTTCACCTCCCGGACGAAGATCTCCACCCGCGTTCGCAACCACGAGACCGCCGTGCTCAAGGTCAACGACGCCTACGGCAACCCCATCGAACTCGCCGCGGTCGTGGTGTGGAAGGTGCGGGACACCGCGCAGGCCACCTTCGAGGTGGACGACTTCCTGGAGTTCGTCTCCACCCAGACCGAGGCGGCCGTACGGCACATCGCGATCGAGTACCCCTACGACGCCCACGACGAGAACGGGCTGTCGCTGCGCGGCAACGCCGAGGAGATCACCGAGAAGCTCGCCGCCGAACTGCACGCGCGTGTGGAGGCGGCCGGGGTGCAGATCGTCGAGTCCCGCTTCACGCATCTGGCCTACGCCCCCGAAATCGCCTCGGCGATGCTCCAGCGGCAACAGGCCGGCGCGGTCGTCGCGGCCCGCCGGGAGATCGTGGACGGCGCGGTCGGCATGGTCGAGGCGGCGCTCGCCCGGATCTCCGAGCAGGGGATCGTGGAACTGGACGAGGAACGGAAGGCGGCGATGGTCTCGAACCTGATGGTGGTGCTGTGCGGGGACCGGGCACCGCAGCCCGTGCTGAACACCGGGACGCTCTACCAGTGA
- a CDS encoding PadR family transcriptional regulator: MSIGHTLLGLLESGPRHGYDLKRAFDEKFGHDRPLHYGQVYSTMSRLLKNGLVEVDGIEAGDGPERKRYAITQAGVTDVERWLATPEKPELYLQSTLYTKVVLALLTHRDAADVLDTQRAEHLRSMRILTERKRKGDLADQLICDHALFHLEADLRWLELTAARLDKLREAVAR, encoded by the coding sequence ATGTCCATCGGTCACACCCTCCTGGGGCTCCTTGAGTCCGGCCCGCGTCACGGTTACGACCTGAAGCGGGCCTTCGACGAAAAGTTCGGTCACGACCGGCCGCTGCACTACGGCCAGGTCTACTCGACGATGTCCCGACTGCTGAAGAACGGGCTCGTCGAGGTCGACGGAATCGAGGCGGGTGACGGCCCCGAGCGCAAGCGGTACGCGATCACCCAGGCCGGCGTCACCGACGTGGAGCGGTGGCTCGCCACGCCGGAGAAGCCGGAACTGTACCTTCAGTCGACGCTCTACACCAAGGTCGTCCTGGCGCTGCTCACCCATCGCGACGCCGCCGACGTCCTCGACACCCAGCGCGCCGAGCACCTGCGCAGCATGCGGATCCTGACCGAACGCAAGCGCAAGGGGGATCTCGCCGACCAGCTCATCTGCGACCACGCCCTGTTCCACCTCGAGGCCGATCTGCGCTGGCTGGAGCTGACCGCGGCCCGCCTCGACAAGCTCCGTGAGGCGGTGGCCCGGTGA